In a single window of the Roseiconus lacunae genome:
- a CDS encoding heavy metal translocating P-type ATPase has translation MPTDSTPPSNAATPISNPPLIDSPSIDSSTAAKERIEFTVGGMTCVNCARSIEKSLTRNAAVESAVVNVAGGSVVVDYQPGETSRDELAEAIRQTGFTVQDDEQSFENDARDSERRARWLMWLGVALTLPLFVLSMGRDFGLWGSWAMAPWVNYLMFALAIPVQFVVGAKFYVGAYRSLRNGVADMDVLVAMSTSVAFAYSVAVMIALTFGSHLLGHHVYFETSATIITLVILGHWIESRARSRTGDAIGALLNLQSKSARVLKNLQEVEVPIDEVVRGDHVIVRPGEKIPVDGTVLSGSSDVDESMITGESVPVAKQAGSDVIGATMNCDGMLTIRASAVGKESTLAKIVRQVNEAQATKAPIQHLADQISAVFVPIVVFVSLLAFCVWFFVVGDPLAAMLRMIAVLIISCPCAMGLATPLAVTVGMGRGAENGVLFKSSGAIQQVGGINHVVLDKTGTVTLGQQFVTDVVPFGDFDASTILRVAASAERGSGHPIAKAIVKKADESQIELSYPDDVQSFTGRGIEAKLDRSQVKVGRLEFAWSSSDAPATDEMSRFEQQAAKIRAEAKTVLGVSVDGKPAGLIAVADQIKPEAADAIRSLRDRGIEVSMLTGDNQETASAVADKVGITDVIAEVLPGEKTDRISRLQAAGHRVAMVGDGINDAPALAKADVGIAIGTGTDVAIEAADVTLLAGDLHGVDRAIKLSRATMRNIKQNLFWAFAYNIALIPIAAGVLAGVDALPLWLRELHPITAALAMVGSDFVIVTNAMRLKRMSL, from the coding sequence ATGCCGACTGATTCGACGCCCCCGTCAAACGCTGCCACGCCGATTTCGAACCCGCCGCTCATTGACTCCCCGAGCATTGATTCGTCCACGGCGGCCAAAGAACGGATTGAATTCACGGTCGGCGGCATGACATGCGTCAACTGTGCCCGGTCGATCGAAAAATCATTGACCCGTAACGCGGCCGTGGAATCCGCTGTGGTGAACGTCGCCGGGGGAAGTGTCGTCGTTGATTATCAGCCGGGTGAAACCAGTCGGGATGAGTTGGCCGAGGCGATTCGGCAGACCGGTTTTACCGTTCAAGATGACGAGCAATCGTTTGAAAACGACGCGCGTGATTCGGAGCGTCGCGCCCGTTGGTTGATGTGGCTTGGCGTCGCGCTGACCCTGCCGCTTTTCGTACTTAGCATGGGACGGGATTTTGGTTTGTGGGGGTCATGGGCGATGGCTCCGTGGGTGAACTATTTAATGTTCGCCTTAGCGATCCCGGTGCAGTTCGTGGTCGGTGCAAAGTTTTATGTCGGGGCGTACCGCAGCCTTCGAAACGGTGTCGCCGACATGGACGTATTGGTTGCGATGAGCACCAGTGTGGCGTTTGCTTACAGCGTCGCCGTCATGATTGCGTTGACGTTTGGCAGTCACCTACTTGGTCATCATGTTTACTTTGAAACCTCGGCGACCATCATCACACTGGTCATCTTGGGGCACTGGATCGAAAGCCGGGCACGTTCTCGCACGGGTGATGCGATCGGTGCGTTGTTGAACTTACAATCCAAGTCGGCACGCGTGCTCAAGAATCTGCAAGAGGTCGAAGTTCCGATCGATGAGGTCGTTCGCGGTGATCATGTCATCGTTCGTCCGGGAGAGAAAATTCCCGTCGACGGAACGGTGTTGTCGGGCAGTTCGGACGTCGACGAAAGTATGATTACCGGGGAAAGCGTTCCGGTCGCCAAGCAGGCTGGCAGCGATGTGATCGGGGCGACGATGAATTGCGACGGTATGCTGACGATCCGTGCAAGCGCCGTCGGTAAAGAGAGCACGCTGGCAAAAATCGTACGCCAAGTCAACGAAGCCCAGGCGACGAAGGCACCGATTCAACACCTTGCCGATCAGATCTCTGCGGTCTTTGTTCCGATCGTTGTTTTCGTGTCGTTGCTGGCGTTTTGTGTTTGGTTCTTCGTCGTTGGCGATCCCCTCGCAGCGATGCTGCGAATGATCGCGGTGTTGATCATCTCGTGCCCTTGTGCGATGGGTTTGGCGACGCCGCTGGCGGTCACGGTTGGGATGGGCCGGGGCGCAGAAAACGGTGTGCTGTTCAAATCAAGCGGTGCGATCCAGCAGGTCGGAGGGATCAATCACGTTGTTCTGGACAAGACCGGGACCGTTACGTTGGGCCAACAATTCGTCACCGACGTGGTTCCTTTTGGCGATTTCGATGCGTCGACCATACTGCGTGTTGCGGCGAGTGCCGAAAGAGGCAGCGGGCACCCGATCGCCAAAGCGATTGTTAAAAAGGCTGACGAATCACAGATCGAGTTGTCTTATCCCGATGACGTGCAATCGTTCACCGGACGCGGAATCGAAGCAAAACTCGATCGATCACAGGTCAAGGTTGGACGCCTGGAATTTGCCTGGAGTTCATCCGATGCTCCTGCGACCGACGAGATGTCAAGGTTTGAACAACAAGCTGCAAAGATTCGTGCGGAGGCAAAGACCGTTCTCGGCGTCTCAGTCGACGGAAAGCCCGCCGGTTTGATCGCAGTTGCCGATCAGATCAAGCCCGAAGCTGCCGACGCGATCCGGTCATTGCGAGATCGCGGCATCGAAGTGTCAATGCTGACCGGGGACAATCAAGAAACGGCATCGGCGGTCGCGGACAAGGTTGGCATCACCGATGTGATCGCCGAAGTGCTCCCCGGTGAAAAGACAGACCGTATCAGCCGACTGCAAGCCGCTGGGCATCGTGTGGCGATGGTGGGCGATGGTATCAACGACGCCCCGGCGCTTGCCAAAGCCGACGTCGGTATCGCCATCGGCACCGGCACCGACGTCGCGATCGAAGCCGCCGATGTGACCTTGCTCGCCGGTGATCTACACGGAGTGGATCGTGCGATCAAACTCTCGCGGGCGACGATGCGGAACATTAAGCAAAACTTGTTCTGGGCATTCGCCTATAACATCGCGCTGATTCCGATTGCGGCCGGAGTCCTTGCCGGGGTCGACGCGTTGCCGCTATGGCTTCGCGAGCTTCATCCGATTACCGCGGCGCTCGCGATGGTCGGATCCGATTTTGTCATCGTCACCAATGCGATGCGATTAAAGCGGATGTCGTTGTAA
- the ccoS gene encoding cbb3-type cytochrome oxidase assembly protein CcoS — translation MSVLYIALPIALLLGGAGLIACLYCIRDGQYDDLDTPSVRILVDERRVDESTRGPEKKHAD, via the coding sequence ATGAGTGTCCTGTATATCGCTTTGCCAATTGCTCTGTTGCTCGGTGGGGCGGGATTGATCGCTTGCTTGTATTGCATTCGCGATGGACAGTACGACGACCTCGACACGCCTTCGGTCCGTATTTTGGTGGACGAACGCCGCGTCGACGAATCCACGCGGGGGCCGGAGAAAAAACATGCCGACTGA